A stretch of Pleuronectes platessa chromosome 24, fPlePla1.1, whole genome shotgun sequence DNA encodes these proteins:
- the LOC128430782 gene encoding F-box/LRR-repeat protein 20-like, with product MGKEVNGVSRSRFEMFTNSDEAVINKKLPKELLLRIFSFLDVVTLCRCAQVSRSLNVLALDGSNWQRIDLFDFQRDIEGRVVENISKRCGGFLRKLSLRGCLGVGDSALRTFSQNCRNIELLSLNGCTKITDSTCNSLSKFCPKLKHLDLASCTSITNLSLKALSEGCPLLEQLNISWCDQVTKDGIQALVRSCPGLKGLFLKGCTQLEDEALKHIGAHCPELVTLNLQTCSQITGGPPEHHPQRPVPRPARADRGYHP from the coding sequence ATGGGGAAGGAGGTAAATGGTGTTTCCCGGAGCCGGTTTGAGATGTTCACAAACAGTGACGAGGCAGTCATCAATAAGAAGCTGCCCAAGGAGCTGTTGCTGCGAATCTTCTCCTTTCTGGATGTGGTGACACTCTGTCGCTGTGCCCAGGTCTCACGGTCCTTGAACGTTCTGGCCTTGGACGGCAGCAACTGGCAACGGATTGACCTCTTTGACTTTCAGAGGGACATTGAGGGCCGAGTGGTGGAGAATATCTCAAAGCGATGTGGGGGGTTTCTCAGAAAGCTGAGCCTGCGGGGGTGCCTGGGTGTGGGTGACAGTGCCCTGAGGACTTTCTCACAGAACTGCAGGAACATTGAGCTTCTCAGTCTGAATGGCTGCACCAAGATCACTGACAGCACGTGTAACAGCCTCAGTAAGTTCTGCCCTAAGCTGAAGCACCTGGACCTTGCCTCCTGTACCTCAATCACCAACCTGTCATTGAAAGCTCTCAGTGAGGGTTGTCCCCTGCTGGAGCAGCTCAACATCTCTTGGTGTGATCAGGTCACCAAGGATGGCATCCAGGCCCTGGTGCGCTCCTGCCCTGGGCTCAAGGGCCTTTTCCTCAAAGGATGCACACAGCTAGAAGACGAGGCTCTGAAGCACATTGGGGCTCACTGTCCCGAGCTGGTCACGCTCAACCTGCAGACGTGTTCGCAGATCACAGGAGGACCTCCTGAGCATCATCCCCAGAGGCCTGTTCCGAGACCAGCCAGGGCGGACCGAGGTTATCACCCATGA